The proteins below come from a single Maylandia zebra isolate NMK-2024a linkage group LG23, Mzebra_GT3a, whole genome shotgun sequence genomic window:
- the LOC101476160 gene encoding uncharacterized protein LOC101476160, giving the protein MNWDNQLSSILSVADGSVAKMRERLTPTGKFFKGGEDLFPVRERGCDSDSDPPALPPRAPLLRQTSPTFSPGVQWADLASVQSQLQIQSKAIDSLTQRLHDLEREKHSQQCHIQVLQDEVHRLHEELRERDRQREEWRRGQSPGAERRMEQWRREVGRELNSLRGHITRATSLGNLEESFSSKLRREELEQLRRELDQLKTRLRRQEEDMFLQQAQARETRRLYEHSCKTLEELTDGYRIHNTDLTKTVLQYSHTQQEVRQIRSTVSELKDEVRSLVFRGCEPTSLLPSAHTSRASPLPLSHSHKRVVKVEEADSDSEDLSLTPSLADISSDDLSWLEDPALHQKPRARLSIQSRRSDFAGPGSDVDGDDNDDNDGDDDLEDDVNADLGSDLSLDEL; this is encoded by the exons ATGAACTGGGACAATCAACTGAGCTCTATTCTGTCTGTAGCAGATGGCAGTGTTGCAAAGATGAGG GAGAGGTTGACGCCAACGGGGAAATTCTTCAAAGGAGGCGAAG ATTTGTTTCCAGTGCGCGAGAGAGGTTGTGATTCAGATTCAGACCCCCCTGCTCTTCCTCCTCGAGCACCACTTCTCCGACAGACTTCCCCAACTTTCAGTCCTGGTGTGCAGTGGGCAGACTTGGCTTCTGTCCAGTCACAGCTCCAGATACAGAGCAag GCGATTGATTCCCTCACCCAGAGGCTCCATGATTTGGAAAGGGAGAAGCACTCTCAGCAATGTCACATTCAGGTGCTTCAAG ACGAGGTTCACAGGCTGCATGAGGAGTTGAGAGAGAGGGATAGACAAAGGGAGGAATGGAGGAGAGGACAAAGCCCAGGAGCAGAGAGAAGGATGGAGCAGTGGAGAAGGGAAGTTGGACGTGAACTGAACAGTCTAAGGGGACACATCACCCGAGCCACGTCGCTAggcaacctggaggagag TTTTAGCTCAAAGCTCCGCCGAGAGGAGCTGGAACAGCTGCGCAGAGAATTGGACCAACTAAAAACACGGCTAA ggaggcaggaggaggacatGTTTCTCCAGCAGGCACAGGCCAGGGAGACCAGGAGACTGTACGAACACAGCTGCAAG ACTCTGGAGGAGCTGACAGACGGCTACAGAATTCACAACACTGATCTGACAAAGACAGTCTTACAGTATTCTCACACACAGCAAGAGGTTCGCCAGATCAG ATCAACTGTGTCAGAACTGAAGGATGAGGTCAGAAGTCTCGTTTTCCGAGGATGTGAACCAACATCACTTCTGCCTTCAGCCCACACATCAA GGGCATCACCACTCCCACTCTCTCACAGCCATAAGAGAGTGGTTAAAGTTGAAGAGGCGGACTCTGACTCAGAAGACCTTAGCCTGACCCCGAGCCTGGCGGACATCAGCTCAGATGATCTCTCGTGGCTGGAAGACCCTG CTCTTCATCAGAAGCCCAGAGCACGTCTGAGTATTCAGTCCAGGCGGAGTGACTTTGCTGGTCCTGGATCAGATGTGGATGGTGATGACAACGATGataatgatggtgatgatgatctTGAAGATGATGTGAATGCAGATTTGGGATCTGACCTAAGTCTTGATGAGCTTTGA